From one Nonomuraea polychroma genomic stretch:
- the miaB gene encoding tRNA (N6-isopentenyl adenosine(37)-C2)-methylthiotransferase MiaB — protein MTVTQEGARTYQVRTYGCQMNVHDSERLSGLLEDAGYVPAPDGETADVVVFNTCAVRENADNRLYGNLGHLRPAKTRNPRMQIAVGGCLAQKDQGEIVRKAPWVDVVFGTHNIGSLPVMLERARIEGEAQVELKESLEVFPSTLPTKRESPYAAWVSISVGCNNTCTFCIVPSLRGKEKDRRPGDILAEVQTLVDQGVLEVTLLGQNVNTYGVEFGDRLAFGKLLRACGDIEGLERVRFTSPHPAAFTDDVIAAMAETPNVMHQLHMPLQSGSSRILKAMRRSYRAERYLGIIERVRAAMPDAAISTDIIVGFPGETEEDFQGTLDVVRQSRFANAFTFQYSIRPGTPAATMPDQVPKEVVQERYERLVALQEEISWEENKKQVGRTLEVLVAEGEGRKDDATRRLSGRAPDNRLVHFAVGAEVPRPGDMVTVEVTYAAPHHLVADGAVRSVRRTRAGDAWEARQAGPSAGPGVMLGMPTVGRPAPLPAAPAGACSAH, from the coding sequence ATGACTGTGACCCAGGAGGGCGCCCGCACGTACCAAGTGCGCACATACGGGTGCCAGATGAACGTGCACGACTCCGAGCGGCTGTCAGGCCTGCTGGAGGACGCCGGCTACGTGCCCGCGCCGGACGGGGAGACCGCCGACGTGGTCGTGTTCAACACGTGTGCCGTGCGGGAAAACGCCGACAACCGCCTCTACGGCAACCTCGGCCACCTCAGGCCCGCCAAGACCCGCAACCCGCGCATGCAGATCGCCGTGGGTGGCTGCTTGGCGCAGAAGGACCAGGGCGAGATCGTCCGCAAGGCGCCGTGGGTCGACGTGGTGTTCGGCACCCACAACATCGGCTCGCTGCCGGTGATGCTGGAGCGGGCCCGCATCGAGGGTGAGGCGCAGGTCGAGCTCAAGGAGTCCCTCGAGGTCTTCCCCTCGACGCTGCCCACCAAGCGCGAGTCCCCCTATGCGGCCTGGGTGTCCATCTCCGTCGGCTGCAACAACACCTGCACGTTCTGCATCGTGCCGTCGCTGCGCGGCAAGGAGAAGGACCGCCGGCCGGGCGACATCCTGGCCGAGGTCCAGACGCTGGTCGACCAGGGCGTCCTCGAGGTCACCCTGCTGGGCCAGAACGTCAACACGTACGGGGTGGAGTTCGGCGACCGCCTGGCCTTCGGCAAGCTGCTGCGTGCCTGCGGCGACATCGAGGGCCTGGAGCGGGTCCGCTTCACCTCCCCGCACCCGGCCGCCTTCACCGACGACGTGATCGCCGCCATGGCCGAGACGCCCAACGTGATGCACCAACTGCACATGCCGCTGCAGTCAGGCTCGTCTCGCATTTTGAAGGCGATGCGGCGTTCCTACCGCGCCGAGCGTTACCTGGGCATCATCGAGCGCGTGCGCGCCGCCATGCCGGATGCCGCCATCTCGACGGACATCATCGTCGGCTTCCCCGGGGAGACCGAGGAGGACTTCCAGGGCACGCTCGACGTCGTCCGCCAGAGCCGCTTCGCCAACGCCTTCACCTTCCAATACTCGATCCGTCCCGGCACCCCGGCGGCCACCATGCCCGACCAGGTGCCGAAGGAGGTCGTCCAGGAGCGCTACGAGCGGCTGGTCGCCCTGCAGGAGGAGATCTCCTGGGAGGAGAACAAGAAGCAGGTCGGCCGGACGCTGGAAGTGCTGGTGGCCGAGGGCGAGGGACGTAAGGACGACGCCACCCGGCGGTTGTCAGGACGGGCGCCGGACAACCGGCTCGTGCACTTCGCGGTGGGGGCCGAGGTGCCCCGGCCGGGGGACATGGTGACGGTCGAGGTGACGTACGCGGCGCCGCACCACCTGGTGGCGGACGGAGCGGTGCGCTCGGTCCGGCGCACTCGGGCGGGCGACGCCTGGGAAGCGCGCCAGGCCGGCCCTTCGGCGGGACCCGGCGTCATGCTGGGCATGCCCACCGTCGGCCGCCCGGCCCCGCTGCCCGCCGCACCGGCGGGTGCCTGCTCGGCGCACTGA
- a CDS encoding tautomerase family protein, which translates to MPFVEVFTPRGSLREDQRARVSEELVAEVMQVEGAPDNAAARSISWLVFQDVDAWSVGGRPVAADEPARYVVRVSVPAGSLDDDKRAEMVRRVTAVLAKADDDPDRLSTEPSAWVHIIEIPDGNWGAFGRVVRLPDIAGFVLGQPA; encoded by the coding sequence ATGCCGTTCGTCGAAGTGTTCACTCCCCGCGGCTCGCTGCGCGAGGACCAGCGCGCCCGCGTGTCCGAGGAACTCGTCGCGGAGGTCATGCAGGTGGAGGGCGCGCCGGACAACGCGGCCGCCAGGTCCATATCGTGGCTGGTGTTCCAGGACGTGGACGCCTGGTCCGTCGGCGGGCGCCCGGTGGCGGCGGACGAGCCGGCCAGGTACGTGGTCCGGGTCAGCGTTCCGGCCGGGTCCTTGGACGACGACAAACGCGCCGAGATGGTGCGGCGGGTCACGGCCGTGCTGGCCAAGGCCGACGACGACCCCGACCGGCTCTCCACCGAGCCGTCCGCCTGGGTGCACATCATCGAGATCCCCGACGGCAACTGGGGAGCCTTCGGACGCGTCGTCCGGCTCCCCGACATCGCGGGCTTCGTCCTCGGCCAGCCGGCCTGA
- a CDS encoding winged helix-turn-helix transcriptional regulator, with amino-acid sequence MRRTSFADMSCAIARSLEIVGDWWTPLIIRDVYLGVRRFDDLVTDLGISRNLLTARLDHLVDQQILERRRYQERPPRYEYGLTEAGQDLVPVLMALMAWGNKWAGLTDGPPALLEHRPCGNLFTPLIVCPHCGEQVTADDVKVHPGPGGRVGPGTWVLAERLTQPDVS; translated from the coding sequence ATGCGCCGTACCAGCTTCGCCGACATGAGCTGCGCCATCGCCCGCAGCCTGGAGATCGTGGGGGACTGGTGGACGCCCCTCATCATTCGCGACGTCTATCTGGGCGTCCGCCGCTTCGACGACCTGGTCACCGATCTCGGGATCTCCCGCAACCTGCTGACCGCCCGGCTCGATCACCTGGTCGACCAGCAGATCCTCGAACGGCGCCGCTATCAGGAACGTCCCCCGCGTTACGAATACGGCCTCACCGAAGCGGGCCAGGATCTCGTGCCCGTGCTGATGGCCCTGATGGCATGGGGCAACAAGTGGGCCGGGCTGACCGACGGCCCCCCGGCCCTCCTCGAACACCGCCCCTGCGGAAACCTCTTCACCCCGCTGATCGTCTGCCCGCACTGCGGGGAGCAGGTCACCGCCGACGATGTCAAGGTCCACCCCGGCCCTGGAGGTCGCGTGGGGCCCGGCACCTGGGTGCTCGCCGAGCGACTCACTCAACCGGACGTGTCGTGA
- a CDS encoding HNH endonuclease family protein, with product MAGLATMAVLTGCGDLEALSTSPDTAAKPDSPSVADARKKLAKLAVKGRAPKTGFDRDEFGPAWADVDRNGCDTRNDILKRDLDNETFKRGTHDCIVLTGTLKDPYSGKTIEFKRGQDTSMDVQIDHLIPLSDAWQKGAQQWTATKRKEFANDPLNLLAVDGPLNSQKSDSDAATWLPPRKSYRCTYIARQIDVKAKYDVWVTSAEKNAMVSILDNC from the coding sequence ATGGCCGGTTTGGCCACGATGGCGGTACTGACCGGCTGCGGCGATCTGGAGGCGCTGTCCACCAGCCCCGACACCGCCGCCAAACCCGACTCGCCCTCGGTGGCGGACGCCCGCAAGAAGCTGGCCAAGCTGGCCGTCAAGGGCCGCGCCCCGAAGACCGGCTTCGACCGCGACGAATTCGGCCCGGCGTGGGCCGACGTGGACCGCAACGGCTGCGACACCCGCAACGACATTCTCAAGCGCGACCTGGACAACGAGACCTTCAAGCGCGGCACCCACGACTGCATCGTCCTGACCGGCACGCTGAAGGACCCCTACAGCGGCAAGACGATCGAGTTCAAACGCGGCCAGGACACCAGCATGGACGTCCAGATCGACCACCTGATACCCCTGTCGGACGCCTGGCAGAAGGGCGCCCAGCAGTGGACGGCCACCAAGCGCAAGGAGTTCGCCAACGACCCGCTGAACCTCCTGGCCGTGGACGGGCCGCTGAACAGCCAGAAGAGCGACTCGGACGCGGCGACCTGGCTGCCGCCGCGCAAGTCGTACCGCTGCACGTACATCGCCCGTCAGATTGACGTGAAGGCGAAATACGACGTCTGGGTCACGTCGGCGGAGAAGAACGCGATGGTGTCGATTCTCGACAACTGCTGA
- a CDS encoding helix-turn-helix transcriptional regulator gives MAQRRLLEGLGVTVAEETAYRALLRHGPATLSELAAETGSSAAAIRRMLPRLEDLGLISRVAGRPLRLIATPPTIAIDILVARRQEELTHSRAAAALLATEVAARSGPQPEEVLEVVSGRDAVARRYLQLERNATREMLVLVHPPYAVDISDDQENRRRAARKGAPVTRGIYSPQAFEHPGMLAHTRRAIADGEEARLGPVPVKLAIADAATAILPLVSDEDQAVESALVVHPSALLDALVGLFETLWRAAVPLRLSTEGLEQEREAPDAEVLALLAAGMKDDAIARQLGLSPRTVQRRVQVLSERLGARTRFHAGFLAAQHDLLPE, from the coding sequence ATGGCGCAGCGGCGCTTACTCGAAGGGCTAGGGGTCACGGTCGCTGAGGAGACGGCGTACCGGGCCCTGCTCAGGCACGGTCCCGCGACGCTGAGCGAGCTGGCCGCCGAGACCGGCTCGTCCGCCGCCGCCATCCGCCGCATGCTGCCCCGGCTGGAGGATCTCGGTCTGATCTCCCGTGTGGCCGGCCGCCCGCTCCGCCTCATCGCCACCCCACCAACGATCGCCATCGACATTCTCGTCGCCCGCCGCCAGGAGGAGCTCACCCACAGCCGCGCCGCCGCCGCCCTCCTGGCCACGGAAGTGGCCGCCCGCAGCGGGCCCCAGCCGGAGGAGGTGCTGGAGGTGGTGTCCGGCCGCGACGCCGTGGCCCGCCGCTACCTCCAGCTCGAACGCAACGCCACGCGGGAGATGCTGGTGCTGGTGCATCCGCCGTACGCGGTGGACATCAGCGACGACCAGGAGAACCGGCGGCGAGCCGCCCGCAAGGGAGCCCCTGTCACCCGCGGCATCTACAGCCCGCAGGCCTTCGAGCACCCCGGCATGCTGGCCCACACGCGCCGCGCCATCGCCGACGGCGAGGAGGCCAGACTCGGTCCGGTCCCCGTCAAACTGGCCATAGCCGATGCGGCCACCGCCATCCTGCCGCTGGTCTCCGACGAGGACCAAGCCGTCGAAAGCGCCCTCGTCGTCCACCCATCAGCCCTGCTCGACGCGCTGGTCGGCCTGTTCGAGACGCTATGGCGAGCCGCCGTGCCGCTGCGCCTGTCGACGGAGGGCCTGGAACAGGAGCGAGAGGCCCCGGACGCCGAGGTGCTGGCCCTGCTGGCGGCCGGCATGAAGGACGATGCCATCGCCAGGCAGCTCGGCCTGAGCCCGCGTACGGTGCAGCGCCGCGTCCAGGTGCTGAGCGAGCGCCTGGGGGCCAGAACCCGCTTCCACGCCGGCTTCCTCGCCGCCCAGCACGACCTGTTGCCCGAATGA
- a CDS encoding SDR family NAD(P)-dependent oxidoreductase encodes MLERFRLDGKVAIVTGASSGLGVAFARGLAEAGADIVIGARRADRLEETRRLVEETGRRCVSVPTDVTRPEDCKALVAAAVDQLGSVHVLINNAGIGTAVPALRETPEEFRQVIDINLHGTYWMAQACAQVMPPGSSIVNIGSVLGETTAGLPQAAYSASKAAVIGLTRDLAQQWTGRRGIRVNCLEPGFFASEMTEQYQPGYLARMLESRVVMGRPGDPAELVAAAIFLASDASSYITGVTLPVDGGMLIT; translated from the coding sequence GTGCTGGAACGGTTCCGGCTGGACGGGAAGGTGGCGATCGTCACCGGGGCTTCGTCGGGCTTGGGTGTGGCCTTCGCCCGCGGACTGGCCGAGGCGGGCGCCGACATCGTGATCGGCGCCCGGCGCGCGGACCGGCTGGAGGAGACGCGGCGGCTGGTGGAGGAGACCGGCCGCCGGTGCGTGTCCGTGCCGACCGACGTCACACGGCCCGAGGACTGCAAGGCGCTCGTCGCCGCCGCCGTCGACCAACTGGGCAGCGTCCACGTCCTGATCAACAACGCCGGGATCGGCACCGCCGTGCCCGCGCTGCGCGAGACACCGGAGGAGTTCCGGCAGGTCATCGACATCAACCTGCACGGGACGTACTGGATGGCGCAGGCGTGCGCGCAGGTCATGCCACCGGGCTCGTCGATCGTGAACATCGGCAGCGTGCTCGGCGAGACCACGGCCGGACTGCCCCAGGCTGCCTACAGCGCGTCCAAGGCGGCGGTGATCGGGCTCACCCGCGACCTGGCCCAGCAGTGGACCGGACGACGCGGGATCAGGGTCAACTGCCTGGAGCCGGGGTTCTTCGCCTCCGAGATGACCGAGCAGTACCAACCCGGCTACCTGGCACGGATGTTGGAGTCGCGGGTGGTCATGGGCCGGCCCGGTGACCCGGCCGAGCTGGTGGCCGCCGCGATCTTCCTCGCGAGCGACGCGTCCTCGTACATCACCGGGGTGACGTTGCCGGTGGACGGCGGCATGCTCATCACGTAA
- a CDS encoding tetratricopeptide repeat protein, with translation MDVDIWAWVGETQQQLSEAGNVGLAMALGDLPAQAYEGRYPQLDVMAPAIAQQAEALELPWLEFYARYWHLIGRIGDRAQGAVAIDDAQQLLAFAQREDVRECPSAPAAVEALAVAWANTDGPGYANERLETLGAYLEGLSPEKASFTGLVTQYVAALIDAGKPGEAVTYAESAVERLRVAGREASWELGAESARALLTAGRAEDALTALQAASEFQPDDPVAKDHRDGVRRALILATLGRTAEAVDALPDLDVVGEHPRVFVEWSQAVSLLATSAQITNTWQLGRVLRQWIDYFGMMGGYRARVELALIAGDLAVARQGVWQARLLADLAESGTAELRDTEGLAERIAALRAAADATTEPEAPGTLEERVGQFDAADGFNADPEKWIGWLAPLSGEDLEATRRHTTTLGFLGYPATGADIYWRMIVDSGKIGEADDDDVNYLTTLLVEARQDERLEQMAALLPHAAQQVALARLHSARERWEEALDAAEHAVAAGAGIDARRLLSSAAQQLDQNAKAAQALLEVIDELSDEDVWRMIVMATSAEDWDTVRKGAAKIGMPIKSKEGPIEEEMGLIRVILPAPDGGQRQVLSIRTGPATARLALPQPRGMDYNAGDLVVFDPQLLEPVPEDPQEQQNFVPPFAAVRILRPGGYTSYFFDGAAPSEEDWAEFTEVMAERGWPMWVYSDENYKVTHPTSGEPLPGVFGWVAVPPDVSPSEVDALLDDATERWVHPLAWLDLAREIDVEVERHERIVKEYGL, from the coding sequence ATGGACGTGGACATCTGGGCCTGGGTCGGCGAAACCCAGCAGCAGCTTTCTGAGGCGGGCAACGTTGGCCTCGCCATGGCGCTGGGAGACCTACCCGCACAGGCCTACGAGGGCCGATACCCGCAGCTCGACGTCATGGCCCCGGCCATCGCGCAGCAGGCGGAGGCCTTGGAGCTGCCGTGGCTCGAGTTCTACGCCCGCTACTGGCACCTGATCGGCCGCATCGGTGACCGGGCGCAGGGCGCGGTCGCCATCGACGACGCGCAGCAGCTGCTGGCGTTCGCTCAGCGCGAAGACGTGCGCGAGTGCCCGTCCGCGCCGGCTGCCGTCGAGGCGCTGGCCGTCGCGTGGGCCAACACCGACGGCCCCGGTTACGCGAACGAGCGTCTGGAGACGCTGGGGGCATACCTCGAAGGCCTGAGCCCGGAGAAGGCCTCCTTCACCGGGCTCGTGACCCAATACGTCGCCGCCCTGATCGACGCGGGCAAGCCGGGCGAGGCCGTGACCTACGCCGAGTCCGCCGTCGAGCGGCTGCGCGTGGCCGGGCGCGAGGCCAGCTGGGAGCTCGGCGCCGAGAGCGCCCGCGCGCTGCTGACGGCCGGCCGCGCCGAGGACGCGCTCACCGCGCTGCAGGCGGCCTCCGAGTTCCAGCCTGACGACCCGGTGGCCAAGGACCACCGCGACGGCGTGCGCCGTGCGCTGATCCTCGCCACGCTGGGTCGCACCGCCGAGGCCGTGGACGCGCTGCCCGACCTCGACGTGGTGGGCGAGCACCCGCGGGTGTTCGTGGAGTGGTCGCAGGCGGTCAGCCTGCTGGCCACCTCCGCGCAGATCACCAACACCTGGCAGCTCGGCCGCGTGCTTCGCCAGTGGATCGACTACTTCGGCATGATGGGCGGCTACCGCGCCCGCGTCGAGCTCGCACTGATCGCGGGCGACCTGGCCGTCGCCCGGCAGGGCGTGTGGCAGGCCAGGCTGCTGGCCGACCTCGCCGAGTCCGGCACCGCCGAGCTGCGTGACACCGAGGGCCTGGCCGAGCGCATCGCCGCGCTGCGGGCCGCTGCCGACGCCACCACCGAGCCCGAGGCCCCCGGGACGCTCGAGGAGCGGGTGGGCCAGTTCGACGCGGCCGACGGCTTCAACGCCGACCCGGAGAAGTGGATCGGCTGGCTGGCGCCGCTGTCCGGCGAGGACCTCGAGGCCACCCGCCGCCACACCACCACCCTCGGCTTCCTCGGCTACCCGGCCACCGGGGCCGACATCTACTGGCGCATGATCGTCGACTCCGGCAAGATCGGCGAGGCGGACGACGACGACGTCAACTACCTGACCACGCTGCTCGTCGAGGCCCGCCAGGACGAGCGGCTGGAGCAGATGGCCGCGCTGTTGCCGCACGCCGCCCAGCAGGTGGCGCTCGCCCGCCTGCACAGCGCGCGGGAGCGGTGGGAGGAGGCGCTCGACGCCGCCGAGCACGCCGTGGCGGCCGGCGCCGGCATCGACGCCCGCCGCCTGCTGTCCAGCGCCGCGCAGCAGCTCGACCAGAACGCCAAGGCGGCCCAGGCGCTGCTTGAGGTGATCGACGAGCTCAGCGACGAGGACGTCTGGCGCATGATCGTCATGGCGACCTCGGCGGAGGACTGGGACACCGTGCGCAAGGGCGCGGCCAAGATCGGCATGCCGATCAAGTCCAAGGAGGGGCCGATCGAGGAGGAGATGGGCCTCATCCGGGTCATCCTCCCCGCCCCCGACGGCGGCCAGCGCCAGGTGTTGTCGATCCGCACCGGTCCGGCCACCGCCAGGCTGGCGCTGCCGCAGCCGCGCGGCATGGACTACAACGCCGGTGACCTGGTGGTCTTCGACCCGCAGCTGCTGGAGCCCGTGCCTGAGGACCCGCAGGAGCAGCAGAACTTCGTGCCCCCGTTCGCGGCCGTGCGCATCCTGCGGCCCGGCGGCTACACCAGCTACTTCTTCGACGGCGCGGCGCCGAGCGAGGAGGACTGGGCGGAGTTCACCGAGGTCATGGCCGAGCGCGGCTGGCCGATGTGGGTCTACAGCGACGAGAACTACAAGGTCACCCACCCGACCAGCGGGGAGCCGCTGCCGGGCGTGTTCGGCTGGGTCGCGGTGCCGCCGGACGTGTCGCCGTCGGAGGTCGACGCGCTGCTCGACGACGCCACCGAGCGGTGGGTGCATCCGCTGGCGTGGCTGGACCTGGCGCGGGAGATCGACGTCGAGGTCGAGCGGCACGAGCGGATCGTCAAGGAATACGGCCTCTAA
- a CDS encoding SCO6745 family protein encodes MADPRTTATQAKAPIGQFGGGWMISREAKAICDEHGLGARELYFRGRCGVLGECDADVVASVAVFFPPEHVEESWNGGRKLPVDQAVELYAEVCRAWGRRKLGGYDGCARIAELLERVVERAPSTGAPLFAGWRKVPLADDPPARAVQLMHCVRELRGGLHANVVLAAGLHPLEATLAADHDATPFGLAAGEMIAKFFTWPEPYATPSPEVVARRAEAEKRTDDLMAPVFSALDDGETDELIELLRFGDAR; translated from the coding sequence ATGGCAGACCCACGCACCACCGCAACCCAGGCGAAAGCGCCCATCGGCCAGTTCGGCGGCGGATGGATGATCTCCCGTGAGGCCAAGGCGATCTGCGACGAGCATGGCCTCGGCGCCCGCGAGCTCTACTTCAGGGGCCGCTGCGGCGTGCTGGGCGAGTGCGACGCCGACGTGGTCGCGTCAGTCGCGGTTTTCTTCCCGCCCGAGCACGTCGAGGAGAGCTGGAACGGCGGCCGCAAGCTCCCCGTCGACCAGGCCGTCGAGCTGTACGCCGAGGTGTGCCGCGCCTGGGGCCGGCGCAAGCTCGGCGGCTATGACGGCTGCGCCAGAATCGCTGAGCTGCTCGAACGCGTCGTCGAGCGGGCTCCGTCCACCGGCGCCCCGCTGTTCGCGGGCTGGCGCAAAGTGCCGCTGGCCGACGACCCGCCCGCGCGGGCCGTCCAGCTCATGCATTGTGTACGCGAGCTGCGCGGCGGCCTGCACGCCAACGTCGTGCTCGCGGCGGGGCTGCACCCGCTGGAGGCCACGCTCGCCGCCGACCACGACGCGACCCCCTTCGGGCTCGCTGCGGGCGAGATGATCGCCAAATTCTTCACCTGGCCCGAGCCGTACGCCACGCCGTCGCCTGAGGTGGTGGCACGCCGTGCGGAGGCCGAAAAGCGTACCGACGATCTCATGGCGCCGGTGTTTTCGGCCCTCGACGATGGAGAAACGGACGAGCTCATCGAGCTCCTGCGTTTTGGGGACGCTCGTTGA
- the dapF gene encoding diaminopimelate epimerase has translation MRFLKGHGTENDFVILPDPDGEVDMTAALVARICDRRAGIGADGVLRVVRTKQCPEVIDQVAAAEWFMDYRNSDGSMGEMCGNGVRVFARYLIDAGLADPQGFAVATRGGVRRIHVEPNGAITADMGKPVVHGESVAGLGGHEYTGIHVNMGNPHLACPIGDPVVQLDLSHPPAFDTGVFPAGVNIEFFNPVGVTRVVMRVYERGSGETRSCGTGAVATAVAAAALSGDTTGTWTVEVLGGTLTVILDEDTSYLSGPAVLVASGDLMLAE, from the coding sequence ATGCGCTTTCTGAAGGGTCACGGCACCGAGAACGACTTCGTCATCCTCCCCGATCCCGACGGCGAGGTGGACATGACGGCTGCGCTCGTCGCCAGGATCTGTGACAGGAGAGCCGGCATCGGCGCCGACGGCGTGCTCCGTGTGGTGCGCACCAAGCAGTGCCCCGAGGTGATCGACCAGGTGGCCGCGGCCGAGTGGTTCATGGACTACCGCAACTCCGACGGCAGCATGGGCGAGATGTGCGGCAACGGCGTGCGCGTGTTCGCCCGCTATCTGATCGACGCCGGGCTGGCGGATCCGCAGGGCTTCGCGGTGGCCACGCGCGGCGGCGTACGCAGGATCCACGTCGAGCCGAACGGCGCCATCACGGCCGACATGGGCAAGCCCGTCGTGCACGGCGAGAGCGTGGCCGGCCTCGGCGGCCACGAATACACCGGCATCCACGTCAACATGGGCAACCCGCACCTGGCCTGCCCCATCGGGGACCCGGTCGTCCAGCTGGACCTCAGCCACCCGCCCGCCTTCGACACCGGTGTCTTCCCCGCCGGCGTCAACATCGAGTTCTTCAACCCGGTGGGCGTCACTCGTGTGGTCATGCGCGTCTACGAGCGCGGCTCCGGTGAGACCCGCTCCTGCGGCACCGGCGCGGTGGCCACGGCGGTCGCGGCAGCGGCCCTGTCGGGCGACACCACCGGCACCTGGACCGTCGAGGTGCTGGGCGGCACGCTGACCGTCATCCTCGACGAGGACACGAGCTACCTTTCCGGTCCTGCCGTCCTCGTGGCGAGCGGAGACCTGATGCTTGCAGAATGA
- the miaA gene encoding tRNA (adenosine(37)-N6)-dimethylallyltransferase MiaA yields MRQQPVIAVVGPTAAGKSDLAVDIALRLGGECVNADSMQLYRGMDIGTAKLSPAEMRGVPHHLLNIWDVTVTASVAEYQRLVRKVIDAVEVPVLVGGSGLYVRAALDDLEFPGTDPDIRARLEAELAERGPAPLYERLREQDPAAAAAILPSNGRRIVRALEVIEHSGRPFSATMPSYDAVYPSVQIGLDVPRPELDERIALRVERMWQSGLVDEVRTLLGQGLAEGRTASRALGYAQVIRFLEGEWSEEQAIAETIRATRRFARRQESWFRRDPRVCWLPYDAPDLLERSLARVADHPCA; encoded by the coding sequence GTGCGCCAGCAGCCAGTCATCGCCGTCGTCGGCCCCACCGCGGCCGGCAAGTCCGACCTCGCCGTGGACATCGCGCTCCGCCTCGGGGGCGAGTGTGTCAACGCCGACTCCATGCAGCTCTACCGCGGGATGGACATCGGCACAGCCAAGCTGAGCCCGGCCGAGATGCGCGGCGTCCCCCACCACCTGCTGAACATCTGGGACGTCACGGTCACCGCCAGCGTGGCCGAATACCAGCGCCTGGTCAGGAAGGTCATCGACGCGGTCGAGGTGCCCGTGCTGGTGGGCGGCAGCGGTCTTTACGTGCGGGCGGCGCTCGACGACCTGGAGTTCCCCGGCACCGACCCGGACATCAGGGCGCGGCTGGAGGCGGAGCTGGCCGAGCGCGGCCCTGCCCCGCTGTACGAGCGGCTGCGCGAGCAGGATCCGGCGGCCGCGGCGGCCATCCTGCCCAGCAACGGCCGCCGCATCGTGCGCGCGCTGGAGGTGATCGAGCACTCGGGCCGCCCGTTCTCGGCGACGATGCCGTCGTACGACGCCGTCTACCCGAGCGTCCAGATCGGCCTCGACGTGCCCAGGCCGGAGCTGGACGAGCGGATCGCGCTCAGGGTCGAGCGGATGTGGCAGTCGGGGCTGGTGGACGAGGTGCGGACGCTGCTCGGCCAAGGGCTGGCGGAGGGCCGCACGGCGAGCCGCGCCCTCGGGTACGCCCAGGTCATCCGCTTCCTCGAGGGCGAGTGGAGCGAGGAGCAGGCGATCGCGGAGACCATCAGGGCCACCAGGCGCTTCGCCCGCCGGCAGGAGTCGTGGTTCCGTCGCGATCCGCGGGTGTGCTGGCTGCCGTACGACGCCCCAGACCTCCTCGAACGGTCCCTCGCGCGTGTCGCCGACCACCCCTGCGCATAA
- a CDS encoding methylated-DNA--[protein]-cysteine S-methyltransferase, whose protein sequence is MTTVAFADVPTPVGTFVLAVTEAGLVASGWGSRARLADRLGLAEVHDSDRTASAVAELNAYFAGDLKEFGTPVDWRLMSGARLQVLQALHKVPYGTTVTYGELARLSGSKVPARGIGSIMGSNPIPIVVPCHRVIAGNGLGGFSGGEGVETKRWLLTHEGYLQPTLLDL, encoded by the coding sequence ATGACCACCGTTGCCTTCGCTGACGTGCCCACGCCGGTGGGCACGTTTGTGCTGGCCGTCACCGAGGCCGGTCTCGTCGCGTCGGGCTGGGGCTCCCGTGCGCGGCTGGCCGACCGGCTCGGGCTGGCGGAGGTCCATGATTCGGATCGTACGGCCTCCGCGGTCGCGGAGCTGAACGCTTATTTCGCCGGCGATCTGAAGGAGTTCGGGACGCCCGTGGACTGGCGGCTGATGTCCGGCGCGCGCCTTCAGGTGCTCCAGGCGCTGCACAAGGTCCCGTACGGCACCACCGTCACCTACGGCGAGCTGGCCCGGCTCAGCGGCTCGAAAGTGCCGGCCCGCGGGATCGGCTCGATCATGGGCTCCAACCCGATCCCGATCGTCGTCCCGTGCCACCGCGTGATCGCGGGCAACGGGCTGGGCGGGTTCAGCGGCGGCGAGGGCGTGGAGACCAAGCGCTGGCTGCTGACCCACGAGGGTTATCTGCAACCGACACTGCTGGACCTCTAG